The Aspergillus flavus chromosome 6, complete sequence nucleotide sequence TGACCCAGGAGGGAAGACCCGAAGGAGGCGGCGAGGAGGAGATTGTGGTAGCTGGCGTTTGTACTTGGCCGTCGAAAGCATCTGTAAAATTCGAATTCGATCTGGCATAGGAttgttggagaagctcatcgGATGACCCTGAGCCATCCGAGTCGTTATTGTTCATATCAGGGTGCTCCATGATCTCAAATCCGGGATCCTGATGAGCCTCCACGTTTCGCATGGACTGGATGGCGGagttgatgaggaggagcttCTGGTGGATTAGATAGGGGTCTGTGGCGGTGCGTCATCTATCGGGGATGATTGTGGCTGCGCCTGTCATGTGCTTACTAATCAATACAATAGAGGGTGATGACTACCGTTCATAGTAATGAACAGTACAGAGTACAGCAGAgcatttatttttatttgtgCTACAGGTAGCTTTTCTATAATGTGTGTTGACCTGTATAATTACCAACAAGGGGGAGTGTCCACGCCTCCCATTATGACTGATTGTCCCTGCACACCTACACAGAGTTTTAAATCCTTGGCGAATATTAAGAGCCGGTCAGATCCTACAGGTAAATCTCCATCGTGACAAATCTATGCGATGACGTCTGCAAGCCtgaatatatacatagtaAATTTTCAGACTCCGCAGTTGGCGATGAGACAAGCTCGACGATCAATAGTAGCATGCATCAAAGACGATATCATGTTGATCAGTGGGACCCTGACGCTCGATTCGGCATGTGCGGGTCCCATGATACAAGAAAGCAGTTCAAGATTTGACCTCAGGATGAACCTCTGGGGAGGTCTTACCAATAACGAAAGATGTTTCAAGCCTGACAGCTGTGGTAGAGTGATTCATACCTCCTCACAAACAGGTCTGAGCTTGGGTAGCTATGTAGTAAATGTTGTTCTCAGGTTTAAATGACACATTTAGTATGCTTTTCATAATTTATGCAGTTCCTCTCCAGGATTTTCGATAGTCAGAAAGTAAAAGCAAGGCTCTAGATGTCCACATGTGCCTCTGAACCCAACGGGTCAATGGAGAGTGATTGATCAGTCAAGATCGATGCCAAGGGCAGCCAGTGCCAAGGCTGTACTACCCCAGTAGACCTCGGGATGCCGAACGGCCACTAAAGCCCGGGCTCTGGCCAATAGGAGCTTAAATGCTTATCTCTACTTCATCCATACAGACAGTGTACGAAGTACGTTGAAAGGAGAGGGGAGGAGGCAGGTACCCGGTCCACAGATATACAAGATCATCATGcaatatactttatttatttattttttttttagaaaaagaacagagaaagagaaagaaaaagagaaatgcaCCCTGGGAGGGTCAAAATGGGTCCCTTAGGGCTTTGGTTAAATGGTGGAGATGGTGTCCATACTCCGGAGAACCCTTACTAGACTGACCAACAGTAGTAACTGACCTCTATGGTTCCATGCTCTTTTACCACCCGATATCAGATCTGGGAATAAAGGCCTCTATTGATAACAACGCAAGTTGTAGTCAGTGACTGTAATAACGATGTGTGAAAGGTAGTGAGATGATAAGCCACCACGGAAAGTGATGATTGGCCCCCAGGGAGATTTGATAACGAGCTGATACGAGCAATTCGAGCTAAAATCAAAGAGACTGTCAGCAAACCCTAGACTGACAGACTGTTGACAAACAAGGTACTCCTCTTAAGAAGGACAATTCAAGTCAAATGAAGCCCTTGATATTTCTAGATCGTTATGACACAGACAGAGTGACAAAAGTCAACCCGCATGAAGATCACTCACTCCACTCTCTGGCGGAATAAAGTGAAAGCTGATATGTGACTCGGGATTTATTGAATTATTGAATTATCTCTTTCGTTATCTATCTTGCTTATGGTCAGGAGGATATGGGGGGATCCGAGCTCCTGATTGGTTGTGACGGTTCCCTATCTCTGTACATGTCCAAAGTAGTCTAACCTTCAATGAACTGCCCTGTCAATCCTGCCACTGTCCTTGTTCTCGCTAATCGTCTCCGACTCCCATGGAAATGTTTGTTAGATTCCCCAGAATGTTCCTTCCGCCGAGATCGCTCCACAGGCCTCTTTCACCCAGAGTATCAGAAAGATTACGGACAAGTTGTTGTTAGCAAAAGGGAAATAAATCAATTCATATTACCGAAGGACTATCTATCGGAAAGCTTCTTATCCACACGGTAATTAATAGTCAGATGAGCACTGGCTCGTAATCTTCCCCAATCTGTATCCACTTTCCTGTCTTCGGGGCAGGTCTTGGCCCTGGCGTCTTTGATATCGGATGATAATCGAGGTGCATCCAATAGTGGAGCTGGCCAGATGTCGAGGCTGAAGTTTGTGACTGGTGTCGTCGATATATTTATGACTCCTGTGTCCTGTGTCCCTGTTCTGTCATATTCTCGTTCCTATCGCCCCTCCGCCACctatccttttctctttcccttagGACCAAACTTTTATACCTGTCTAATTTCTAGAATTGATCCAACCAATTGCCTATCGGTCGATTCTTCCTTCGAGTATCTCATCTGCTCAGCACATTTCAGTGGACTGAACACTCGTTGTTCAACGACAGCCACAGTTTCAAATTGCTTTGCGGTATCCCATCCGCAGATAACCATTTGCAATGGCAGAATACCCTGTGGCCTACAATGGGTCGGCGACCGGGACCGGAGGTGACTCTTTGACGGAAGATCTCAACATCTACTACAGCGTTGGTGCCCCAGTGAACAGTACTTACAAACGGATCAACTAACTGTCTTAGTCTGGTGACATCGCATGGGTTATTGTTTCGACGGCTCTTGTCTTGTTGATGATTCCAGGAGTCGGGTATGGGAACCCACGGCCACGAAGCCCAGCCCTAACCAAATAATTGCCTTGCTAACCATACAAGATTCTTCTATTCCGGTCTTGCCCGTCGGAAGTCGGCACTTTCGCTACTATGGCTCTCGATAATGTCTGTCGGAATAGTCTCCTTCCAGTGGTTCTTCTGGGGGTACTCTCTCGCTTTCTCTCATACCGCCGGAAAATATATTGGTGACTTGAGCAACTTTGGGTTCAAAGGGGTCCTGGGTGCGCCATCTGTTGGCAGCGCCAAGGTCCCAGATCTCTTGTTTGCTGTCTTCCAAGGCATGTTCGCCTGTATTACGTGAGTTCTAGACAAACCCATATCTTATTCACCTATAACCATCATACTTACAACCGACCAGAGTGGCACTCGCGGTTGGTGCTGTCGCAGAGCGTGGCCGCATGCTTCCCTGCATGGTTTTTAGCTTTGTCTGGTCCACCATCATCTACGACCCTATCGCATGCTGGACCTGGAACTCGAGCGGTTGGGTGGCAAACCTTGGTGGTCTTGATTATGCGGGTGGTACACCCGTTCACATCGCCTCTGGTTGTACCGCATTGGCATACTCGCTGATGCTTGGAAAGCGTCGTGGACACGGCACCCACGAGCTCAACTATCGCCCGCACAACGTAACACATGTGGTCATCGGTACGGTATTCCTTTGGGTTGGATGGTTCGGATTCAATGCCGGCTCCGCCTTGAGCGCCAATCTTCGTGCCGTCATGGCAGCCGTGGTCACCAACCTCGCCGCCGCCGTGGGGGGAGTTACCTGGTGTATCCTGGACTACCGGCTTGAGAGGAAGTGGTCTACTGTTGGTTTCTGCTCTGGTGTGATTGCCGGCTTGGTGGCCATCACCCCCGCATCGGGCTTTGTCACTCCCTGGGCTTCATTCATTTTCGGTGTTGTGGGAGCTGTCGCTTGCAACTATGCCACCAAACTCAAGTACGTGATCAAGGTTGACGACGCGCTTGATATCTTCGCTGTCCACGGTATTGGAGGTCTGGTGGGCAACCTTTTGACTGGACTTTTCGCTGCGTAAGATGACCCATGTCCTCCGTCCGTATTAACAACAGCTAACATAACTCCAGTGATTACATCGCCCACCTTGATGGCTCTACCACAATCGATGGCGGCTGGATCAACCACAACTACATCCAGCTAGCTTATCAGCTCGCCGACTCCGTCACCGGAATGGCATACTCTTTCTTCGGAAGCTGCAttatcctcttcatcatcaacctgATTCCTGGCCTCAGCTTGCGTGCCCCCGAAGAAGACGAGATCATGGGCATTGACGACGCCGAAATTGGCGAGTTTGCTGTAAGTCACTCTTTGACTGGGCTAACTATCGCATGACCTTGAACTGACATGAAAATAGTATGACTACGTCGAGATTACCCGCGACGTGATCAGTGCCGCCAACAGTGAGAGCGGCGAGAATGCTTCCAAGCGTAGCTTAACTCCAACCGGCAACGAAACGTCCATAGAGGCCAAGGCTTAGCCGATTACTTGTCTATGATTTGGCCTTCAAATCTCTTTCTGCAacttttatttctttatattaatcatCGTACCATCGTGGAAGGTCGCATGGTAGCTGTCACCTTGATAGCTCGCGACGATACGTTTGTATATACTTATGCACCTACTCATTCTTTCCAAGATTTCCTTGTTGTCATTTCCATCCAACTTCCACTTGGCCATTGGAAAAGCAGTATATGTCACTACTGTCTTGTCCGATGCTCTTAATCGACAAGCTTCACTTCTGTTGATCTCCATTTTTTACCTTCTTTGCAGATACCCTTCTCTACCCTCATATCGACTTAcatatctatttcttcttctttatttatcAACATTTCCTATTTACCTTCTAATATCTTCGGTATAAACTTCAAAATACCTGTCCCAAGACAACAACCAACTCCAAAACAGCAAAACCTCACCCACCTACCAATTATATAAAACATAATGGCACCCACACTTACAAACTATACCTCTACCAGAAAACGGAATCAAAAATTCCGCCAACTAGAAGTATGAGTAAATTCTATTACAGTCCGCTTCTATAAAGGTTTACACATGGCCACTCAGTGCCCAATCTCGAAATAATCCAGACGTGTCCCAATATGAGACCGGCTCTAGGACATGCCCAGACACTTACCATCCCGAAATCCCCCAAAGCAACCACGAAGCTTGCCCAGCAGCATCGTCATTAGTATATAAACATACCTCGCTCTGAAGCTGTCTACTCTATACCCATACCAAAGCAccaaaatatattaaaaacaTCTACTTTCCCCCGCAACCCGTAATAAACCTCCATTCTCATAGAAATGGACTATAGTCATATGCCTTTTCATGGGGTTTTAGATCTTTGTATTGATATTTTCCCTTGGAATTAGCTATGTTTACCTTTACTACCGTCGAGGGGCTTGATGTATCTTTTATAGTATGAAGGCTACCACTGCTTATGTCAGAGCTGGGGCCATGATACTTATAAATGTCTCGATGAATAGAGAAGATACTAAGGTTTCAAGGAATCGAGGTAGGGTATCTCGAAAGACTTAGAAAATCCATTCTTAGTACATAAACATAAACAAAAACACAAACACAAACATTGCTCTAGTCTATCCAGTATCAGCCACCATGCCGATATCCGTGCGGTATCTACTATATCAAACAGACAAAACGCAAAACGCAAAATTCAGAACTCAAACAGAAACACTTTCCCCATCTTCCACTCCCTTGTCGACCTTATGCCGATCGCCAACAAAAGCACCGACAGTGGAGCTTAAGAAGAAGGCTCAGCGGAAGGTGTAGGagaggcagaggcagaggcagaggcagaggGAGAAGCGGAAGGCGAGgcagaaggagatgaggaaggagaaggagggttAAAGACGATGTTTCCATTGTAGTGGCACTTCTTCCCATTCGTGGTACCATTCACATTGGAACAGTGCCAGTTAGTGTCCTCGTCGGCGTCATCGACGGTAAACGAGACCTTGGAGGTGCTGTTCTCCCGCTGCACCTGCAAGGTGAAGGTGGAGATGTCGTCCACGCCGTCTGGGAATTGGACTAAGTAGGCACCATCGCTGGTGCGAGCGTCTGAGGGAGGGTTTCCGGGACGCTCCCTGGCCATGTGTGttagtttaattatagaCCGGAGAGAGGGGGGGCAAATAGAAGCGTACCAGAGCACGTTGGCATCGATAGGTGCCTTGTTGTAGTTAGGGTCGCTGAAGCTGAAGGTGACAAATCCCTGCTGGTCGTTCTGAGAGGCAGAGAAGCCGCTGATGGCGACGGCTTTCTGGGCCCGCTTGCCAGGTACGGCCAGCGCGGTGCCGGCAGCCAGCAGGAGGGTGCCGATAGTGGTGGCCTTCATTTTGGTGGATGATTTGATCTGCCAAATGAGGTTGAAGTAGGACgtggagattgaggagtGGACAAGTTATTGAGTGATTGACAATTGAGCTGTATTGTTGAGGACGATTGGATTCAAGACGAGGATTAGCGGGCTTTTATATCCCGGTGACTCCATGATTACAATCTTCACAGGGGCAGAATACAGTTGTGAGATGGGCGCTGCTGCACTCAGCCTACTTGCTGTCTCAGCATGCATATACTAGACCCAAGCTCTAGCGGCTGTGGCTGAACCTCGACACTTTCCTAGGCCTTCTAAATAATCAGACTGGATCATCCATGACCGTGTCGAACGACGATCCCAGGGGGTAAAGTAGCCCTAATACAGTATAGGTTAGGGCGATGTGAAGCTTTGTGGATGCGTCATCTTAGGCGTCTCACCCTGCAGCCTGGGCTAAACTTGAGACGAAAGTAAGCATCCTTAATATAGCAACTATGCGATGATGTAAGATTATGGAAGAGATTCTAGTGTCCGACTCGTGATGTGTAGCCCTTTTGCCCAGTTGTTGTCAACCTCGTTGAAGTAGACATTCATCGCTCTATCTGCACTTGGAAGTGAACATCTAGGTGATTAATAGTAGGGAACAAGACAAGACATTGAATTGGTGACTCGGGAAATAAGGTTCGGCTAAGAAGGTCGTCAGCTTTGTCAAGATTGATGGGGCCAGAAAAGACTGAAGTAGAGTAAGCATAAATCTTACCGAGTTTATAGACGCGGGAGATTGATTATAAATGTGTTCCTGCATGAGTCTGGAAAAAAGAATACTAGAGGTCCTTCAGCTCTATGGGATACCGATATCGCAAAGAATAGTTCCTACAAGTTTTGACAGCAAAAATACATAGAACAGTAAATTACAGCTACAGGGCATTTCTATGATCTTCAATATAGAGATCTTCTTCTATTCAGTTCATAGCTAATACTAGAATCTTAGTGAGTACACATTAACAGAAATGTATCTACTACAAATTAGTACTAACACCTTCAACTCCTTGGACACTCAGCACACGCACTTTTTACCTTTTTGCCCACAATTCAGATAACTGAAAAGCGGCACCGATCCAGGCCCAAAACGGCAACTGTACAACCAAACTGGGAAGGGTccgaaaggaaaaaaggtACCAACTCAATACGAGCATCAACTAATCCCAATGCAGAACTACAAAAGGGAGCACTTGCTCCAACTAGCTCAGCCCTAAGAACCCCGCATACTCAACATTACCAAGCAATCGGCTTACCATCCCGAAGGATTCGGGATCGGATACTCAAGGTAGGAGTAATTAGTAAACCACTGATTTCTCTGATATATAGAAGCCGAACAATACGGTCCCTAATATCACTGAATTATACTATCTCGACCCTTATCGAGCTACAATATATGTAGCCCACCTCCTCAAATATCTGAACaacaagaaataaagaatagAACACCATGCCCTGCTCACCGAGACTTCTCGAGCAGAAAACCCCTGTAACCCCCATCGGTTACGGGGCAATGTCCCTCAGCGCATACTACACCAACACACCCGAACCGGACTCCAAACGCCTCGCCTTCCTAGACCACGTCTACGCCACCGGGCAACGCTTCTGGGATACAGCGAACAACTACGGCGACAATGAGGAATTAATCGGCAAGTGGCTGGCGCTGAATCCCGACAAACGGAAAGATATAGTTCTGGCGACGAAATTCGGGCAGGTGGGTGGCGGACCGGGGAGAAATGATGCAGCGTATGCGCGAGAGTGTTGCGAAAGGAGTCTGGAGAAGCTTCAGACGAGTTATATCGACTTGTACTATGTGCATCGGGTTGATACGGCAGTTCCGATTGAGAAGACCGTGGAGGGGCTGGTGGGACTGGTTCGGTGGGTTCCCcttccctcttctctttcggGCTAGATGTTGATTGGTAATGAGGTTTTATTGTAGCGAAGGGAAAGTTCGCCATATTGGTCTTTCGGAAGTGTCGCCTCAGACTCTTCGGAGGGCTCACGCTGTGCACCCCATCGCCGCAATTCAGATGGAATACAGTCTTTTCGCGTTGGACGTCGAAAAGCCCAAGACTGACCTCCTGAACACCACCAAGGAACTCGGCGTCGCGCTTGTGGCATACTCGCCTTTGAGCCGGGGGCTATTGTCCGGCCGGCTGAAGAGTCCTGACGACCTAGAAGAGGGGGATTTTCGAAGGGGAATACCACGTTTCTTTCCAGAGAACTTCCACAAGAACCTAGAGCTGGATGAGAAGTTGCATACTATTGCTGCCCGGAATGGCATAACGGTAGGCCAATTGGCGCTGGCGTGGTTGTTGGCGCAAGGCGACAATGTCATCCCCATACCAGGGACGAAGAGTATTGACTACTTTAATGAGAATATGGGGGCATTGGAGGTGGAGTTGGGTATGCAAGATCTGCGGGAGATTCGGGCGGCAGCGGAAAAGGCCGATGTCAGAGGGCATCGATATGCTGTGGAGACGTCGCCAAACTCGTATTTTGCAGATACGCCACCGTTGGAATGAGTGATAGTATTGTGAAGAAGAGTAGGTAATTGATTGTACTTGGACGAGGGCTGCACAGGATACTGCACCAGTTGATTGCTTTTGAACTATGTGCTGTTGGATTTCAATAGTCTCAAGGGCTCTACAGGCCTTTCGAAATTAAGAACAGGAAAGTTATTAAAAACGCTCTGACAAAATAATGTAATGACCATGACCCGTGAACCAGGCCAGAGCCACAGAGAACGTGGACTTATCAAGGGTATTGCTGCCAGATATCAATCCGAGTCTTTAGTGACTGGAAGCTATTTACTCCTCGTGCTCAAGgggctcctcctcctcgaggCTGCAAACTGGTTAGCACAAATACACGAGAGCAGGGCCAATGGGAATCCTTACTATTCCTCCTCGCCCTCGGAGATGGAGGCATCCTGGTACTGCTGGTACTCGGAGACAAGGTCGTTCATGTTGCTCTCAGCCTCAGTGAACTCCATCTCGTCCATACCCTCACCAGTGTACCAATGCAAGAAAGCCTTGCGACGGAACATAGCAGTGAACTGGTCGCCGACACGCTTGAAGAGCTCCTGGATGGAGGTGGAGTTTCCAATGAAGGTGGAGGACATCTTGAGACCACGGGGAGGAATGGAGCACAGGGCGGTCTGGATGTTGTTGGGGATCCACTCGACGAAGTAGGTCTGGTTCTTGCTCTGGATGTTGCGCATCTGgtcctcaacctccttcatGGAGACCTTTCCGCGGCTATCGAAAGGTCAGTTTTCAAACAACAGAGGATAGAACAAATAGAAAATAGGGCCACATACAAGATAGCAGAGCAGGTGAGGT carries:
- a CDS encoding ammonia permease (ammonium transporter 1), which produces MAEYPVAYNGSATGTGGDSLTEDLNIYYSSGDIAWVIVSTALVLLMIPGVGFFYSGLARRKSALSLLWLSIMSVGIVSFQWFFWGYSLAFSHTAGKYIGDLSNFGFKGVLGAPSVGSAKVPDLLFAVFQGMFACITVALAVGAVAERGRMLPCMVFSFVWSTIIYDPIACWTWNSSGWVANLGGLDYAGGTPVHIASGCTALAYSLMLGKRRGHGTHELNYRPHNVTHVVIGTVFLWVGWFGFNAGSALSANLRAVMAAVVTNLAAAVGGVTWCILDYRLERKWSTVGFCSGVIAGLVAITPASGFVTPWASFIFGVVGAVACNYATKLKYVIKVDDALDIFAVHGIGGLVGNLLTGLFAADYIAHLDGSTTIDGGWINHNYIQLAYQLADSVTGMAYSFFGSCIILFIINLIPGLSLRAPEEDEIMGIDDAEIGEFAYDYVEITRDVISAANSESGENASKRSLTPTGNETSIEAKA
- a CDS encoding NADP-dependent oxidoreductase domain-containing protein → MPCSPRLLEQKTPVTPIGYGAMSLSAYYTNTPEPDSKRLAFLDHVYATGQRFWDTANNYGDNEELIGKWLALNPDKRKDIVLATKFGQVGGGPGRNDAAYARECCERSLEKLQTSYIDLYYVHRVDTAVPIEKTVEGLVGLVREGKVRHIGLSEVSPQTLRRAHAVHPIAAIQMEYSLFALDVEKPKTDLLNTTKELGVALVAYSPLSRGLLSGRLKSPDDLEEGDFRRGIPRFFPENFHKNLELDEKLHTIAARNGITVGQLALAWLLAQGDNVIPIPGTKSIDYFNENMGALEVELGMQDLREIRAAAEKADVRGHRYAVETSPNSYFADTPPLE